One Mesorhizobium sp. L-2-11 genomic region harbors:
- the glmS gene encoding glutamine--fructose-6-phosphate transaminase (isomerizing) — protein sequence MCGIVGIVSHSPVAPLIVDALKRLEYRGYDSAGVATVEHGQLARRRAEGKLINLERRLKDEPLDGMIGIGHTRWATHGVPNETNAHPHFSDGVAIVHNGIIENFAELRDELMRDGYTFSSQTDTEVVAHLVGRELARGLQPVEAAHQALKRLEGAFALAIMFRGDEDLIVGARNGPPLAVGHGDGEMFLGSDAIALAPFTNSITYLEDGDWAVVRRNDVAIFDMDGNKVERKRQQSLSTSFMVDKGNRRHFMEKEIHEQPEVISHTLAHYVDFVGGVSKPLDLPFDFAKIDRLAISACGTAYLAGLISKYWFERYARLPVDIDVASEFRYREMPLSKTDAAFFISQSGETADTLASLRYCRKAGMKIGAVVNVRESTMARESDVILPTLAGPEIGVASTKAFTCQLSVLASLAVRAGVARGTISPEQETTLVRQLSEAPRYANQVLKLDGQIEKVARDLSHYKNVLYLGRDTNFPLAMEGALKLKEISYIHAEGYAAGELKHGPIALIDENMPVIVIAPHDRIFEKTVSNMQEVAARGGKIILITDSKGAAHATVKTMETIVLPDVPEIISPIIYALPIQMLAYFTAVFMGTDVDQPRNLAKSVTVE from the coding sequence ATGTGCGGTATCGTCGGAATTGTCAGTCACTCGCCGGTCGCGCCACTGATCGTCGATGCGCTGAAAAGGCTCGAATATCGCGGCTATGATTCGGCTGGCGTCGCCACCGTCGAGCACGGCCAGCTGGCGCGTCGCCGCGCCGAGGGCAAGCTGATCAATCTCGAACGCCGGCTGAAGGACGAACCGCTCGACGGAATGATCGGCATCGGCCACACGCGCTGGGCGACGCACGGCGTGCCCAACGAAACCAATGCGCATCCGCATTTTTCCGACGGCGTCGCCATCGTCCATAACGGCATCATCGAGAATTTCGCCGAATTGCGCGACGAACTAATGCGCGACGGCTACACATTTTCATCGCAGACCGACACCGAGGTCGTCGCACACCTGGTCGGGCGCGAACTGGCCAGGGGTCTGCAGCCGGTCGAGGCCGCGCACCAGGCGCTGAAGCGGCTGGAAGGCGCCTTTGCGCTGGCCATCATGTTCAGGGGGGACGAGGATCTCATCGTCGGCGCGCGCAACGGCCCGCCGCTGGCCGTCGGCCATGGCGACGGCGAGATGTTTTTGGGCTCCGACGCCATCGCGCTTGCCCCCTTCACCAATTCGATCACCTATCTGGAGGACGGCGACTGGGCGGTGGTGCGCCGCAACGACGTCGCCATCTTCGACATGGACGGCAACAAGGTCGAGCGCAAGCGCCAGCAGTCGCTCAGCACCAGCTTCATGGTCGACAAGGGCAACCGGCGCCATTTCATGGAGAAGGAAATCCATGAACAGCCCGAGGTGATCTCGCACACGCTGGCGCATTATGTGGATTTCGTTGGCGGCGTCTCGAAGCCGCTCGACCTGCCGTTCGATTTCGCCAAAATCGACCGGCTGGCGATTTCGGCCTGCGGCACTGCCTATCTGGCCGGCCTGATCAGCAAATACTGGTTCGAGCGCTATGCGCGGCTGCCGGTCGACATCGATGTCGCCTCGGAATTCCGCTACCGTGAAATGCCGCTGTCGAAGACAGACGCCGCCTTCTTCATCTCGCAATCGGGCGAGACCGCCGACACGCTGGCCTCGCTGCGCTATTGCCGCAAGGCGGGCATGAAGATCGGCGCGGTCGTCAATGTCCGCGAATCGACGATGGCACGCGAATCCGATGTCATCCTGCCGACGCTGGCCGGGCCGGAGATCGGCGTTGCCTCGACCAAGGCCTTCACCTGTCAATTGTCGGTGCTGGCCTCGCTTGCCGTGCGGGCCGGCGTGGCGCGCGGAACCATTTCGCCGGAACAGGAAACGACGCTGGTCCGCCAACTGTCGGAAGCGCCGCGCTATGCCAACCAGGTCCTGAAACTCGACGGCCAGATCGAAAAGGTCGCGCGCGACCTCTCGCACTACAAGAACGTGCTTTATCTTGGCCGCGACACCAATTTCCCGCTGGCCATGGAAGGTGCGCTGAAGCTCAAGGAAATCTCCTATATCCATGCCGAGGGCTATGCTGCCGGGGAGCTGAAGCACGGGCCGATCGCGCTGATCGACGAGAACATGCCCGTGATCGTCATTGCCCCGCATGACCGCATTTTTGAAAAAACCGTGTCGAACATGCAGGAAGTGGCGGCGCGCGGCGGCAAGATCATCCTGATCACCGACAGCAAGGGTGCCGCCCACGCTACGGTGAAGACGATGGAGACGATCGTGCTGCCGGACGTGCCGGAAATCATCTCGCCGATCATCTACGCGCTGCCGATCCAGATGCTGGCCTATTTCACCGCGGTGTTCATGGGCACCGACGTCGACCAGCCGCGCAACCTGGCGAAATCAGTGACTGTGGAATAG
- a CDS encoding DUF502 domain-containing protein → MSDASKTSGMTRLRNYFLTGFVVCAPLAITAYIAWSFIGWVDSWVKPYIPARYNPDSYLPAPVPGFGLIVALILITLIGFLTANIVGRAIVLFGERLLGRMPLVRGIYGSLKQIFETVLSNKGDMFRQVGLVEYPRKGVWSLVFVASEKETEINQKLDPEGDPLIAVFMPCTPNPTTGFLMYVPKSDIVLLDMTIEEGAKLIVSAGLVAPAVKTKMVTLNGKPIGGQVGNPPVDAESQPARKSRTASSRPNK, encoded by the coding sequence ATGTCCGATGCTTCCAAGACCTCAGGCATGACCCGGCTGCGGAATTACTTCCTGACAGGCTTTGTCGTCTGCGCGCCGCTGGCGATCACCGCCTACATCGCCTGGTCGTTCATCGGCTGGGTCGATTCCTGGGTGAAACCCTATATCCCGGCGCGCTACAACCCCGATAGCTATCTGCCGGCGCCGGTTCCGGGATTTGGCCTGATCGTCGCCTTGATCCTGATCACCCTGATCGGTTTCCTGACCGCCAATATCGTCGGTCGGGCCATCGTCTTGTTCGGTGAGCGGCTGCTCGGCCGCATGCCGCTGGTGCGCGGCATCTATGGGTCGCTGAAGCAGATTTTTGAGACCGTTCTGTCGAACAAGGGCGACATGTTCCGCCAGGTCGGGCTGGTCGAATACCCGCGCAAGGGCGTCTGGTCGCTGGTCTTTGTCGCCAGCGAGAAGGAGACAGAGATCAACCAGAAGCTCGATCCGGAAGGCGATCCGCTGATCGCGGTGTTCATGCCGTGCACGCCAAACCCGACCACGGGCTTTCTGATGTATGTGCCGAAATCCGACATCGTGCTGCTCGACATGACTATCGAGGAAGGCGCCAAGCTGATCGTTTCGGCCGGGCTGGTGGCGCCGGCGGTCAAGACGAAAATGGTGACGTTGAACGGCAAGCCGATCGGCGGCCAGGTCGGCAATCCGCCGGTGGATGCCGAGTCTCAGCCGGCGCGCAAGAGCCGCACCGCCTCGTCGCGTCCGAACAAATAA
- the recG gene encoding ATP-dependent DNA helicase RecG, translating into MRPSLLDPLFVPITSLAGVGPKVGALIEKIVPADLGDRAARAGDLLFVLPHSVIDRRNRPGIAGSAEGAIVTLEVRIDRHQPPPRGNRSVPYRVYAHDDTGEIALTFFHAHAAYLEKAMPEGEHVVVSGRMEWFNGRPTMVHPDHIALASEAENLPLVEPVYPLTAGLSGKVLRRAIGQALARLPVLPEWQEGEFLRRLSFPAFGDALVRIHNPADPIDVSVDGAAWRRLAYDEFLAGQVSLALVRAKVRRLSGRPLVGDGRFVEKLRAALPYSLTNSQEMALAEINADLGDPERMLRLLQGDVGSGKTVVALLAMARAVEAGGQAALMAPTEILARQHLATIAPLAEQAGLRIAILTGREKGRERIDTLAGLASGEIDIVVGTHALFQQTVTFHDLVLAVIDEQHRFGVHQRLAITAKGDAPDMLVMTATPIPRTLVLTAFGDMDVSKLTEKPAGRQPIRTVTLPLERLDELVGRMRDAVADGQKIYWICPLVEESEEIKLMSAEDRFASLKPLFGDRVGLVHGRMKGAEKDEAMRAFKAGETRILIATTVIEVGVDVPDATIMVIEHAERFGLAQLHQLRGRVGRGEKPSSCVLLYKNPLGETASRRLSVMRETEDGFRIAEEDLNLRGEGELLGTRQSGTPGFQVARIEAHADLLEAARDDARLILSRDPELQSERGEALRMLLYLFGRDEAVRLLRAG; encoded by the coding sequence ATGAGACCTTCCCTCCTCGATCCGCTGTTTGTCCCGATCACCTCGCTTGCCGGCGTCGGGCCGAAGGTTGGCGCACTGATCGAGAAAATCGTGCCGGCCGATCTCGGTGATCGCGCGGCGCGCGCCGGCGACCTTCTGTTCGTGCTGCCGCATTCGGTAATCGACCGCCGCAACCGGCCGGGCATCGCCGGTTCGGCCGAAGGCGCGATCGTCACGCTCGAAGTGCGCATCGATCGCCACCAGCCGCCGCCGCGCGGCAACAGATCAGTGCCGTATCGGGTTTACGCCCATGACGACACCGGCGAGATCGCGCTGACCTTCTTCCATGCGCACGCTGCCTATCTCGAAAAGGCGATGCCCGAGGGCGAGCATGTCGTGGTCTCCGGCCGCATGGAATGGTTCAACGGCCGCCCGACCATGGTTCATCCCGACCACATCGCGTTGGCCAGTGAAGCGGAAAACCTGCCGCTGGTCGAGCCGGTCTATCCGCTCACCGCCGGGCTCTCGGGAAAAGTGCTGCGCCGGGCAATCGGCCAGGCACTCGCTCGCTTGCCGGTGCTGCCGGAATGGCAGGAGGGTGAGTTTCTGCGCCGCCTCAGCTTTCCCGCCTTCGGCGATGCGCTCGTCCGCATCCACAACCCAGCCGACCCGATCGACGTGTCCGTCGATGGCGCGGCCTGGCGGCGTCTCGCCTATGACGAGTTTCTGGCAGGCCAGGTGTCGCTGGCGCTGGTGCGGGCAAAAGTCCGCCGCCTGTCCGGCCGGCCGCTGGTCGGTGACGGCCGCTTCGTCGAAAAGCTGCGCGCCGCCCTTCCCTATTCGCTGACCAATTCGCAGGAAATGGCGCTTGCCGAAATCAATGCTGATCTCGGTGACCCCGAACGCATGCTGCGCCTGCTGCAGGGGGATGTCGGCTCCGGCAAGACGGTTGTCGCGCTGCTCGCCATGGCGCGCGCTGTCGAGGCCGGCGGCCAGGCGGCATTGATGGCGCCAACCGAAATCCTGGCGCGCCAGCACCTTGCGACGATTGCACCGTTGGCGGAACAAGCCGGGCTGCGCATCGCCATCCTCACCGGCCGCGAAAAGGGCCGCGAGCGCATTGACACGCTGGCCGGTCTGGCCAGCGGCGAGATCGACATCGTCGTCGGCACCCACGCGCTGTTCCAGCAAACGGTGACGTTCCACGACCTGGTCCTCGCCGTCATCGACGAGCAGCACCGCTTTGGCGTCCACCAGCGGCTCGCCATCACCGCCAAGGGCGACGCGCCCGACATGCTGGTGATGACGGCGACGCCGATCCCGCGCACACTGGTGCTGACCGCTTTCGGCGACATGGATGTATCGAAGCTGACCGAAAAACCGGCCGGTCGCCAGCCGATCCGCACCGTCACCCTGCCGCTCGAGCGGCTCGACGAACTGGTCGGCCGCATGCGCGACGCCGTCGCCGACGGCCAAAAGATCTACTGGATCTGTCCGCTGGTCGAGGAGTCCGAAGAGATCAAGCTGATGTCGGCGGAGGACCGGTTTGCCTCCTTGAAGCCGCTGTTCGGCGACCGGGTCGGCCTGGTGCACGGGCGCATGAAGGGCGCCGAAAAAGACGAGGCGATGCGCGCCTTCAAGGCCGGCGAGACACGCATCCTGATCGCCACCACGGTCATCGAGGTCGGCGTCGATGTGCCGGATGCGACGATCATGGTCATCGAGCATGCCGAGCGCTTCGGCCTCGCTCAGTTGCACCAGTTGCGCGGCCGGGTCGGGCGCGGCGAAAAACCGTCGTCCTGCGTGCTGCTCTATAAAAATCCGCTCGGCGAGACGGCATCGCGCCGGCTCTCGGTAATGCGCGAGACCGAGGACGGCTTTCGCATCGCCGAGGAGGATCTGAATCTGCGTGGCGAGGGCGAGTTGCTTGGCACCCGCCAGTCCGGCACACCTGGCTTCCAGGTGGCGCGCATCGAGGCGCATGCCGACCTGCTCGAAGCCGCTCGCGACGACGCACGGCTGATCCTGTCGCGCGATCCGGAATTGCAATCCGAACGCGGCGAGGCCCTTCGCATGCTGCTTTATTTGTTCGGACGCGACGAGGCGGTGCGGCTCTTGCGCGCCGGCTGA
- a CDS encoding FAD assembly factor SdhE, translating into MTGTRRSSEGLDARRRKLLFRSWHRGMREMDLILGSFADAEIGGLTGDELDQYERLLDIADTEFLPVITGERPIPAHIDCAVLQKILASRQTMTF; encoded by the coding sequence ATGACCGGAACGAGACGATCAAGCGAGGGGCTCGACGCCCGCCGCCGCAAGCTTCTGTTTCGATCCTGGCATCGCGGCATGCGCGAAATGGACCTTATCCTCGGCAGTTTCGCAGACGCCGAGATCGGCGGCTTGACCGGCGACGAACTCGACCAATATGAGAGGCTCCTCGACATTGCCGACACCGAATTCCTGCCCGTGATCACCGGCGAGCGGCCGATTCCGGCTCACATCGACTGTGCCGTCCTGCAAAAAATCCTGGCGTCACGCCAAACGATGACATTCTGA
- the mfd gene encoding transcription-repair coupling factor translates to MSLIPSIGLPKGRAGQFIVDGVADGYEAFALVQAAHEIAPDKPVLFVARDGQRLPSIVEALSFAAPGLPVLELPAWDCLPYDRVSPGSDAAARRLDALTAMIALAKNPHRAVILTTANALLQRIPPASLVEAQTFHAKPGNQIDMNALASRLEISGFERVPTVRGVGEFAVRGGILDLFAPGWTEALRLDFFGDTLESIRVFDAATQCTTGQRKSMALQAMSEVALTPETISRFRRSYIDAFGAPSRDDGLYAAVSEGRRFAGMEHWLPFFYERLETVFDYLPDTPVVFDHLAHEALAERHALILDHYEARRKQADGALKDAVPYKPVPPDLLYLSPENLIAALGPREAIDFTPFDAPDAGARKIFHAGSRHGRSFVEERADPNVNVFDVVVKHIADERTARRRVVVAGWTEGSLDRLCQILAEHHLGNLKPVATLAEAEKLEPGQAGLAVLPLESGFETEKLVVVAEQDILGDRLIRRSKRKKRGSDFIAEASALSAGDIVVHSDHGIGRFIGLRTIEAVGAPHDCLEIHYAGDDRLFLPVENIELLSRYGSDSTEATLDKLGGGAWQSRKARLKKRLLDMAGQLIRIAAERQMRAAPSLVPADGLYDEFAARFPYEETDDQQTAIDSVMGDLGAGKPMDRLICGDVGFGKTEVALRAAFVAAMEGFQVAVVVPTTLLSRQHFKTFSQRFSGLPIRVAQASRLVGAKELAEAKKGIAAGTVDIVIGTHALLGSSISFKNLGLLIIDEEQHFGVKHKERLKDLKSDVHVLTLSATPIPRTLQLALTGVRELSLIATPPVDRLAVRTFISPFDPLVIRETLLRERYRGGHSFYVVPRISDLSEIHDFLRESVSELKVAVAHGQMPPGELDDIMNAFYDGQYDVLLSTTIVESGLDIPTANTLIVHRADMFGLSQLYQLRGRVGRSKVRAYALFTLPANRKLTDTAERRLKVLQSLDTLGAGFQLASHDLDIRGAGNLLGEEQSGHIKEVGFELYQQMLEEAVAEVKDSGEVQDGGWSPQIAVGTAVMIPESYVPDLQLRLALYRRLGDLENTEEIDAFGAELIDRFGPLPEEVKHLLKIVFIKALCRKANVEKLDAGPKGVVIHFRKREFSNPVGLVTLIGEQGSLAKIRPDHSVVFVRDWPTPEKRLAGSAVVMTQLARLAEKAA, encoded by the coding sequence ATGAGCCTCATTCCCTCGATCGGCCTGCCGAAAGGCCGCGCCGGCCAGTTCATCGTCGACGGCGTCGCCGACGGTTACGAAGCCTTCGCGCTGGTGCAGGCGGCGCACGAGATCGCGCCCGACAAGCCAGTGCTGTTCGTGGCACGCGACGGCCAGCGCCTGCCTTCGATCGTCGAGGCGCTTTCATTCGCCGCGCCTGGCCTGCCGGTGCTCGAACTGCCGGCCTGGGATTGTCTGCCCTATGACCGCGTTTCGCCCGGCTCGGATGCAGCCGCGCGGCGGCTGGACGCGCTCACCGCGATGATCGCGTTGGCAAAAAACCCACACCGCGCCGTCATCCTGACCACCGCCAACGCGCTGCTGCAGCGCATTCCGCCGGCAAGCCTTGTCGAGGCGCAGACATTTCACGCCAAACCCGGCAACCAGATCGACATGAACGCACTGGCGTCGCGGCTGGAGATATCAGGCTTCGAACGGGTGCCAACCGTGCGCGGCGTCGGCGAGTTCGCCGTGCGCGGCGGCATTTTGGACCTGTTCGCGCCGGGCTGGACGGAAGCGCTGCGGCTCGATTTCTTCGGCGACACGCTGGAATCGATCCGCGTCTTCGACGCCGCCACGCAGTGCACCACCGGCCAGCGCAAGTCGATGGCGCTGCAGGCGATGAGCGAAGTGGCGCTGACGCCGGAGACCATCAGCCGCTTCCGCCGCAGCTACATCGATGCCTTTGGCGCGCCGTCGCGTGACGATGGGCTGTATGCGGCGGTCAGCGAGGGAAGGCGTTTCGCCGGCATGGAGCACTGGCTGCCGTTCTTCTACGAACGGCTGGAGACGGTGTTCGACTATCTGCCGGACACGCCTGTCGTGTTCGACCATCTGGCGCATGAGGCGCTGGCTGAGCGCCATGCGCTGATCCTCGACCACTACGAGGCACGCAGGAAGCAGGCCGACGGCGCACTGAAGGACGCCGTTCCGTACAAACCGGTGCCGCCCGACCTGCTTTACCTGTCGCCGGAAAACCTCATCGCCGCGCTTGGGCCGCGCGAAGCGATCGACTTCACGCCGTTCGACGCGCCCGATGCCGGCGCCAGGAAAATCTTCCATGCCGGCTCACGGCATGGCCGCAGCTTCGTCGAAGAACGCGCCGACCCCAACGTCAACGTCTTTGACGTCGTCGTAAAACACATTGCCGACGAGCGCACCGCCCGCCGCCGCGTCGTCGTCGCCGGCTGGACCGAAGGTTCGCTCGACCGGCTGTGCCAGATCCTGGCCGAGCATCATCTCGGCAATCTCAAGCCAGTCGCCACGCTGGCCGAGGCGGAAAAGCTCGAACCGGGGCAGGCGGGACTTGCCGTGCTGCCGCTCGAATCCGGCTTCGAGACCGAGAAATTGGTCGTCGTCGCCGAGCAGGACATTCTGGGCGACCGGCTCATCCGTCGCTCGAAGCGCAAGAAGCGCGGCTCGGACTTCATCGCCGAGGCCTCGGCGTTGTCCGCCGGCGACATCGTCGTCCATAGCGACCACGGTATTGGCCGCTTCATCGGGCTGCGCACCATCGAGGCGGTCGGCGCGCCGCATGATTGCCTCGAAATCCATTATGCCGGCGACGACCGGCTGTTCCTGCCGGTGGAGAACATCGAGCTTTTGTCGCGCTATGGCTCGGATTCGACTGAGGCGACATTGGACAAGCTTGGCGGCGGCGCCTGGCAATCGCGCAAGGCGCGGCTGAAGAAACGCCTGCTCGACATGGCCGGACAGTTGATCCGCATTGCCGCCGAGCGGCAGATGCGCGCTGCCCCTTCGCTGGTCCCTGCCGACGGTCTCTACGACGAATTCGCCGCGCGGTTTCCCTATGAGGAAACCGACGACCAGCAGACGGCGATCGATTCGGTCATGGGCGATTTGGGCGCCGGCAAGCCTATGGACCGGCTGATCTGCGGCGATGTCGGCTTCGGCAAGACGGAAGTTGCGCTTCGCGCCGCTTTCGTCGCAGCGATGGAAGGCTTTCAGGTCGCGGTGGTGGTGCCGACGACGCTGCTGTCGCGCCAGCATTTCAAGACTTTTTCGCAGCGCTTCTCCGGCCTGCCGATCCGCGTCGCCCAGGCCTCGCGGCTGGTCGGCGCCAAGGAACTGGCAGAGGCCAAGAAAGGCATCGCCGCCGGCACCGTCGATATCGTCATCGGCACTCACGCGCTGCTCGGCTCATCGATCTCGTTCAAGAATCTCGGCCTGTTGATCATCGACGAGGAACAGCATTTTGGCGTCAAGCACAAGGAACGGCTGAAGGACCTGAAGAGCGACGTGCATGTGCTGACGCTGTCGGCGACGCCGATCCCGCGCACGCTGCAACTGGCGCTGACCGGGGTGCGCGAACTGTCGCTGATCGCCACGCCGCCTGTCGACCGCCTGGCGGTGCGCACCTTCATCTCGCCCTTCGACCCGCTGGTCATCCGCGAGACCCTGCTCCGGGAGCGCTACCGCGGCGGTCATTCCTTCTATGTCGTGCCGCGCATCAGCGACCTCTCGGAAATCCATGATTTCCTTCGTGAATCCGTGTCCGAGCTAAAGGTGGCTGTCGCTCACGGCCAGATGCCGCCCGGCGAGCTCGACGACATCATGAACGCCTTCTACGACGGCCAGTACGACGTGCTGTTGTCGACCACCATCGTCGAATCCGGCCTCGATATCCCGACCGCCAACACGCTGATCGTGCATCGCGCCGACATGTTCGGCCTGTCGCAGCTTTACCAGCTGCGCGGCCGCGTCGGCCGCTCGAAGGTGCGCGCCTATGCGCTGTTCACGCTGCCGGCCAACCGCAAGCTGACCGACACCGCCGAGCGCCGGCTGAAGGTGCTGCAGTCGCTCGACACGCTGGGCGCCGGTTTCCAGCTCGCCAGCCACGATCTCGATATCCGCGGCGCTGGCAATCTTCTCGGCGAGGAGCAGTCCGGCCACATCAAGGAGGTCGGCTTCGAGCTCTACCAGCAGATGCTGGAGGAGGCCGTCGCCGAGGTGAAGGATTCCGGCGAGGTGCAGGATGGCGGCTGGTCGCCGCAGATCGCCGTCGGCACCGCGGTGATGATCCCCGAAAGCTATGTTCCGGACCTGCAGCTGCGCCTGGCGCTCTACCGCCGCCTCGGCGATCTCGAAAACACCGAGGAGATCGACGCTTTCGGCGCCGAGCTGATCGACCGCTTCGGACCTTTGCCGGAGGAAGTGAAACACCTCTTGAAGATCGTCTTCATCAAGGCGCTGTGCCGCAAGGCCAATGTCGAAAAGCTCGATGCCGGGCCAAAGGGCGTCGTCATCCACTTCCGCAAGCGCGAGTTCTCCAACCCCGTCGGGCTGGTCACGTTGATCGGCGAGCAGGGTTCGCTGGCCAAGATCCGGCCGGACCACAGCGTCGTCTTCGTCCGCGACTGGCCGACACCTGAAAAGCGGCTGGCGGGTTCAGCGGTCGTCATGACGCAATTGGCTCGGCTGGCGGAGAAGGCGGCTTAG
- a CDS encoding class II 3-deoxy-7-phosphoheptulonate synthase, translating into MTKWSPNSWRAKPIQQVPAYPDLAALKNTEAQLATFPPLVFAGEARKLKKQLATVAAGDAFLLQGGDCAESFAEHGADNIRDFFRVFLQMSVVLTFAGAQPVVKVGRVAGQFAKPRSSDAETKGGVTLPSYRGDIINGIEFDAKSRIPDPARQEMAYRQSAATLNLLRAFAQGGYASLENVHQWMLGFVSDSPQGEKYESLANRITETMDFMKAVGITSETNYALRETDFYTSHEALLLGYEEALTRIDSMSGDWYATSGHMIWIGDRTRQPDHAHVEYCRGIKNPLGLKCGPSLTPDDLLQLIDLLNPENEPGRLTLIARFGSDKVAEHLPKLVRAVQKEGRSVVWSSDPMHGNTIEAAGYKTRPFDRILKEVQSFFEVHRAEGTHPGGIHIEMTGKNVTECTGGARAITAEELQDRYHTHCDPRLNADQAIELAFLVSDLLKKSHPVQHKQAVNG; encoded by the coding sequence ATGACGAAATGGTCGCCGAATTCGTGGAGAGCAAAGCCGATCCAGCAGGTTCCTGCCTATCCGGATCTTGCCGCGCTGAAGAACACGGAAGCCCAGCTCGCCACTTTTCCACCGCTGGTTTTTGCAGGTGAGGCACGCAAGCTGAAGAAGCAGCTTGCGACCGTCGCTGCCGGTGACGCATTCCTTCTGCAGGGCGGCGATTGCGCCGAGAGCTTCGCCGAGCATGGCGCCGACAACATCCGCGACTTCTTCCGCGTCTTCCTGCAGATGTCCGTGGTGCTGACCTTCGCCGGCGCGCAGCCGGTGGTGAAGGTCGGCCGTGTTGCCGGCCAGTTCGCCAAGCCGCGCTCGTCCGACGCCGAGACCAAGGGCGGCGTGACCTTGCCCAGCTATCGCGGCGACATCATCAACGGCATCGAGTTTGACGCCAAGTCGCGCATTCCCGATCCCGCACGCCAGGAGATGGCCTACCGCCAGTCGGCGGCGACGCTCAACCTGTTGCGCGCTTTCGCGCAGGGCGGCTACGCCAGCCTGGAGAACGTGCATCAATGGATGCTGGGTTTCGTTTCGGACAGTCCGCAGGGCGAGAAATACGAGTCGCTCGCCAACCGCATCACCGAGACGATGGACTTCATGAAGGCTGTCGGCATCACCTCGGAGACCAATTACGCGCTGCGCGAGACCGATTTTTACACCAGCCACGAGGCGCTGCTGCTCGGCTACGAGGAGGCGCTGACCCGCATCGATTCGATGTCAGGCGATTGGTACGCCACATCAGGCCATATGATCTGGATCGGCGATCGCACCCGCCAGCCCGACCATGCCCATGTCGAATACTGCCGTGGCATCAAGAACCCGCTGGGCCTGAAATGCGGCCCGTCGCTGACGCCGGACGACTTGCTGCAGCTCATCGACCTGCTCAATCCGGAAAACGAGCCCGGCCGGCTGACGCTGATCGCGCGCTTCGGCTCCGACAAGGTCGCCGAGCATCTGCCGAAGCTGGTGCGCGCGGTGCAGAAGGAAGGCCGCAGCGTGGTGTGGTCGTCGGATCCGATGCATGGCAATACCATCGAGGCCGCCGGCTACAAGACACGGCCGTTCGACCGCATCCTGAAGGAAGTGCAGAGCTTCTTCGAGGTGCATCGCGCCGAAGGCACGCATCCGGGCGGCATCCATATCGAGATGACCGGCAAGAACGTCACCGAATGCACCGGTGGCGCCCGCGCCATCACCGCCGAGGAATTGCAGGATCGCTATCACACCCATTGCGACCCGCGCCTCAACGCCGACCAGGCGATCGAACTGGCGTTCCTGGTGTCGGACCTGCTCAAGAAAAGCCACCCGGTCCAGCACAAGCAGGCCGTCAACGGCTGA
- a CDS encoding dihydrofolate reductase family protein codes for MARIIYAMLMSLDGYIAGPDGDIALPVPEGELHRHFNDMMRQTSIALCGRRMYEAMRFWDSPDRETGAEIELDFARAWRETQRPCFRRRFGKSALMPGW; via the coding sequence ATGGCCAGGATCATCTATGCCATGCTGATGTCCCTGGACGGCTATATCGCCGGGCCAGACGGAGACATTGCCCTGCCGGTACCCGAAGGGGAACTGCACCGGCATTTCAACGACATGATGAGGCAGACCTCGATCGCGCTCTGTGGACGCCGGATGTACGAAGCGATGCGCTTCTGGGACAGTCCGGACCGAGAGACCGGCGCCGAGATCGAGCTGGATTTTGCCCGCGCCTGGCGCGAGACCCAAAGACCGTGTTTTCGACGACGCTTCGGGAAGTCGGCCCTAATGCCCGGCTGGTGA